The DNA window tggtgAACCTAATTCATCATATATAAGATTGTTAACCTTTTATcaaggaaaaaataaatatttagatcttggtattattatatttttaaatcaggTCCTTTTGCTATAATTTATGTACGTTGAAAccttattttttcattttctaagTTGAGTTCCTCCAtcacaaaatattatttgaaacaaaaataaaaatacagggactcattctaaaaaaaaaaggcaatgtaaaataacaaaaaatattatatttcatttgTACTAGTGGAGCGAAGAGtacacattttatttttatgacagATGGatctaatatttataaaattaaaagtgtaggAATTTAATgttgataaataaaaatgaagggtCTCGATTCAAAAAAGTGTAATAGTGTATGAATCTAAAAGCGTTTTTTCTACTccgattatatatatatatatatataataattatttttattcaattatgtgAAATATTAGTTATATTATCAATGAAAAGTTTATAGTTCTTATAGTAAACTAAATTCatctaataatatttttatttgtagtgGATTGTTTGGTTCATTGGATACATATAACAACTAGCTAATAGTTGTTTCTTCTTGATCAACTCAttagtttttcttttcaaacaaattaatgaccaataatttgattttttttatttcttctcataacaaatattatttttggttACATTTGTAATTTAAATCAGATTCTTCATAAAccacttttataaatattatactGAAAGTGGTCCATCATAAACAAAATACAGACAACAATTCCTTTCTCCATTAATATTGAGTAATTGCAATCAACTACCCATGAATATTAATTCAGTTATATATAGAAATAGgtacataaaataaaacaaaaaaattactaattaattgttGGCATTTTAGTACTCTCTTCgatttttttagttgtttatctagcaaaatatatttatctctaattagttgtttatttagaatttcaatgtaaatttagatattatttttcaaatttatctatctccaataaataattttataatttaatttaaaaaaaattattaactaataagaatatattaatatatttttttataagttaagacaaaaaaaatactacaatcttaatatgtatattttggctaaatggaTAATTAAAGAAATGGAGGGAATATATAGAAAGACTTTGACTTTAATATATGTCACATTAAATTGGCAAAAACATTTATCCCATTAgtaataaaaagaagaaaaacaatgCTGACTATTTCAATTTTGTCACCTGATGTTATATTGATATTTCAATGTTAATTTACACATTTCCCAATCAATACTTTTCAATCAAAATACAACGCCAAACTAATAGAGtaaaattgtttttcttatgTTATTTTTGTATTTCTAAGTTCACAAATAAATGtttctaaaaaaaagttcaCATATAAATGGGTCAGACTATATCTAGCCGGCAAAAGAATTGATTAGGTACACGAATTATTGTTTGTTGCAGTTTGgtgattaaactttttaattcatatcagtttttttataaattttttaattcatttcaaCATGCCAAAATACATGTGGCACTTGATTTTGCTAGTTTTTTTCTGATAAAACTTGCCTCAtataattaagccaaaaaatatcgtttaaataaaactatgcatatataataaatttttatgggTGGAAAGTGTCCTATTAAAAATGGCCATGCACGTATTATGGGTGGAAAGcgttctattaaaaaaaattaaaatttaataattaaattgaaacaaattaaaatttggtcACTAAATTGCAAAATAATGATACTTTGGACATCCTGAATCAATTATCCCATCATAGGATATCAAACTTTTGCTCATAATTTTAAGTTggtattaaaatttcaaattttattaaaatgttaccataaatctaatttatatttcaGATTATCATCCTTAAATAAACTCATACATTTGTCTAAATATATCCAAGTAGCATTgcttaaaatataaattcaatttgtAGTATCATTTGGATACAAATTGAGATTTTGATACCAAATTGATACCAATAGCAAAAATCTAGCACCACACAAGTAATAAACCACCGTTTGACTGAATATGTTTTAGATTGAAATTTTCCTTTAGCAGCCGtcgtaattaaaaaaaaaaaaaaaaaggtaaatgGTCGTACCTTTGCTTCAAACTCATATCTATCACTAGATACATGATTCACAATCGGAAAACCGACTTCCGAACATTCCGAGCCAGCGAAATCCGACGAAAACGAATCCGAAAAGCTCGAAAAAGGAGACTGATAACCCTtctgaaccgaaccaaattcgAGTATGTCCACCATTTCAACTTTCCAAAGAATCCAATCCTGCGTAGCAGTTCTATGCGGAATATCATGCGTAACGGAGTATCTCCCGGGCGGCGTCCGTCCATTCGCACGTAGAAACTTGCCGCCTCTCGTCCTTAACTTGACGTGAAACCCTGTAGTTCTCGGCTCCCAATTGATTGAATCTTTTTCTGATACTGGCAAGTTGGCCTGAGCGACTCTTTTTCCGGCCATGCCGAGTAGAAAAAACTCGTCCGACGCTGTCAAGTACTTGCCGTTAAAGCTTTTAAGTCGGATGAGGTGGGAGTTGCCGGGGATGAACTCGACGGTCCAACGTGCTCTATGAGAACTTCCGTCGTGGCTTTGCCGGACTGTTTCTTCGTCTTCATCTGCTATCAGGAACTTATCATGGTAGCTCCTGAATCGTACTATTTTGGCTTTGTTAAAGAACTCCATTGATTGCCGAATTGAGAGAAATGGAAGAAATATTTAGGTGTTTTGTCGTGTGGAGAAGACAAtggaaaaatgaataaaataatattttagttgCATACACTAAATAGAAAAGGTTTGAATTGAACAAAttgattttagaaaataaacttCAATGCGTATGGCGAAATTATGTTTGGTTAGCCAATTGGATTGAATTATCAAGTCAAAGATTTATGTCATGAAAATTTAAGAGAAACTAACAAAAATGTGTTGAacattccaaacttttcactaaTATATTAGCTTTTTTTAATACTTCAAATTTTATTGAATAGATAccgaaacagttacatttgtaaaatattcaaaaaaataaaaattaaattactaacTGCTTCGTTAATTAAGTACAATTTTCGATTAAAGTTTTTCAACGTCCGCTAACTGATATTCGATATTAAAAATTACAGCTATACCTCCAATCACCACCATACgactaaatttctaaaaaaagagACAATAAAcctttcattaagaaaaaacaacaaacttttcacataaaaaagaaaaaaaatataccaCATAAatgatttcatttttattgttgaaaagtttttaatttatcttcGACTCAGTTTTCGACGATAAAAATTAAtccatcaaaaataaaaataaaaagaagtttgctatttattttaagtttatggAATCaaagtgaaataaaaaaaggaGATAGCTGGCGTCAACGGTAAAAGTAAATTATTGACGGAAgctgaagaaaaaaataaacaaattattgcgccttaaaaaaaatttctaGAGAGAAAAAGTGAGAGGGATATGGATTCCACTAATACATTAGTTAATTTTGTACCTTTTACCATTTTACGGTAAATTAGTTTAAAACTCTATCTAGGataattattagttaatttttatattaattaagatAAACCATGAAAAAGGTGGCAAACACACGGCTAATAACTATCCATGGCCTCTCAATTTTAGAGTACAGATGCTAAACCctctgatgtttaaaaacgggtgCTAAACCCTCTGAATTTTGTGGTGGCACTCATAAAACCCCCTAATctccaaatatgacgaaaatacccctggcgccgttttttcagtcaattgtcattcttaaaaaaaatctgacactgccatatcatctgacacgtcagaaatataccttaaaaattacaaacacccaaaatacccctacttcaatttaaaaaaaaaaacaaaaaaaatcaaattgccCAATCTAATCTAAATCATTTGATTAACCATAACAACCGACCCAACCAGCACCCCCCATCCAACCACtgccggaaaatttttccggtcatcttttcCGAGCGGAAGATGACCGGAGATGTTTTTTCCAGTTATCCCTAATGCTTGGAACAGATCCACGCAAGGATCTGTTTGtcggatctgttccaagaacagatccaagCAGTAGGGATTACCGGAAattttttccggtcatcttccgctcggagaagatgaccggaaaatttttccggcGGTGAGGTGGCGGAGGTGGTTGGGTGGGGGGTGGTTTAGGTTTGTACGGGTGGTTGGATTTtgggttgaattttttttaagcaaatattatatttatgggtattttaggtatttttttgatgacgtgtcaactgACACATGCTGctgtcaattttttattttttttaaagacacCCGCTAAACAAaagacggcgccaggggtattttcgtccataaggGCCATAGAGAGCGCCGCCAcaaaagatcagggggtttagcgcccgtttttaaacatcagggaaTTTAGCGCCCGTAACTCTAAAGTTGAGGaaccatgggtgattattagtcCAAAAACACTCTTTCGATGCCTGCAAGTACATGACCACTAAGGTTTAGGCTTGATCAACTTCATCTGTTAAATCTATAAATTGatccataaacttttaaaatattacgattagtccaattttttagacatttttttaatttttacagaCTATTTGCGATTAATTACTCTTCATTCTTTTAAATTTGTCGCTATACACTGATCTAGTCTGCTTGAACATGAAAACTGCTAACTCGTCAATTGGATAAGTTTTTCTGAGAAATCATGATCAACGTTTCAATGCGTTATCACATTTTATCTATCCAAAAAATAAGtgtctatatttatatttatattatatataaaattaaatttattaatttaataatttaacttaGTTtaccaatataaaaaaaattgatagaatctgtagttaaaattttaataaaaataaaaaaaataaaagatcaattcaccccctcaacttggtacgaaatataaaaaagtcattttggACGGTTTTGGATTAAACAAACCTGCAACTTGGcaaaatagaacaaatagcaCACACTCTCcagttttgaaataaaaaatttaaaatagcattcaatattatttttaatttctgattTAATgcttaatgattttaaaatttcaattttagcccttttatttaaaacttcaaaaataatttatttttcaaataaaaatttagagactgaaattctttttttccttcttcttcttttctcctTCCACATCTGTTTTACCAGATTTTCTATTCTTTCCCTCTTTCTCTCCCACCGGACTCCCGTCATTGCCGGTGCCCCACCATCTTTAAGCAATCAAGCAACATACCTCCTCTCATTCTCAGTCGAGAACAGACCCGTTGTTCTCAGACAAGAACAGTCGGTCTGTTCTCGTTTTGACGGTGGAGCGATTTCAGACAGAGTCTACGGTGGCGGTAGTTTCCGGTTGATTAGTTTTaggtgtttaattagaataggtaggtttaattagagtttaaattatgtttaattagtattaaattaaaattagttagaattatttttttaattaggtaatctactctctctttttttattagaaGGGTGAATTTGAGCCGGTTTTGCTTAGTTGCGGGTTTAATTGATCCGGTTTTGTTAAGTTGCGTGTTtaattgatccggttttgctaagTCTCAGGTTAGTTTGACCAAAAACCTTCCAAAATGACTCATTTaatatttcgtgccaaattaAAGGGgttaattgatcctttgttcaaaataAAAAGGGTAAAGgtacaaaaagaaatgaaagaaacCGCTTGCATATATGCTCTGATAACAACCATTTGAGGCAAGTctgtattttatattattgttagagcattttttattttgatagaaTACTTTATTGTGTTCTTGGTAGTTGAATATCAGAGAGTTTActctatttttataatatagttttatttattagtttattcaGTAGCTATGCATTTCCATCTCTGTATTAGTCAAATCTTAAGGCTGGGGTTTGCTTTATTTTTGTCTTGGAGACATGAACACCTTCATTTCCATCACCATCTTCTTGGTTTTTTACTTGCTCATGCTCACTGATTATGCTTTTTCATATCCATTATGTACTAATTTAAGTGGGTCTTGTGTTCTATCTTtgctttattttaataaatttatctgCTTTTGCTTTGATTCTGAgcttttttgtgttgttttgacTTGTTTTTGATGGAATAGGAGCACCCTTTACTCCAAAAACATCTCTCTCGTTCTGCCAATACAATGGAAGTGTATGCTGTAACTCGACCGACGATCAGCAGTTGCAGAAGAAATTTAAAGCTTTGAAGGTCTCTTCTCCAGGTTGTGCTTCTATTCTGAAATCAATATTATGCTCGGTAAGTGTTCGTGTAAAGTACAGATGTGATTGTTTATTAGAATTCATATTTGAGGTATATTGAGCTGATTGGTAGTTTAAATGAACCAATTAAAATCATGGTCATTTGTTGTGTATgctgtttttttaaaatgtgtttattGTGGTTGACTTGCAAGTTGCAACATGTAATGTGATAATATTTGATGCTGtcaatccattttttttttgttacaatgGAAAATGAGAGATTCGAACTTAGGATTCaggtttaagcaaaacattcGTCCACTAAACTAGGCCTGCGAGGAGTTAGAATTTATGTTTAAACAAATCATTTCTCCACTTATTTAGGTCTGCATATATCAAGCCATTTCGTTACTTGTATGTATCTTCAAAGAACAAAGTAGATTCTAATATCAAGTATTTATGTGAAAGGTTAAATAGGCGTTTTGCTTCAACTTGAGCTTGAATTTGAAATCTTATAGTTCTTGAAAGTACCTCGGGTACTATTTAGCTGTACCCAGTTGgtccgtaggattgaaacaaaacaaatgtataGCTTGGTTTCTTACTTTATCCATTTGTCACTGATCTTCAGGACATTCTTAAACCAAGTTTTGTTCTTTCATTACTCGGCAGAGATGTGATCCATTTTCAGCAGAATTGTACAGAGTTGAATCTGTTCCGCGAGCAGTTCCTGTTCTTTGCAATTCCACCCTTTCAGCGAACTCAACCCAGTCACCTGTTGCTGCAGTTGATTTCTGCTCCAAAGTTTGGGACCAGTGTCAGAATGTTACAATATCAAATTCTCCATTTGCATTGCAAGGAAAAGATGGAAGTGTGGCCAATTCTTCTTCCAAGCTGACTGATATGTGGCAGTCTAAGACTGCTTTCTGCAATGAATTCGGAGGAATGTCTGATGATGGATCAGTATGTTTTGATGGCAAACCAATTTCACTAAACAGTTCAAGAGCCCTAAATCCTCCTCCCAATGGTATTTGCCTTGAAAAAATTGGAAATGGTTCATTCCTAAACATGGTACCTCATCCTGATGGTTCAAATCGCGTCTTCTTGGCCAACCAACAAGGTAAGATTTGGTTGGCAACCATTCCTGAAGAGGGTTCAGGAGAACAATTGACACTCgatgaatcaaaaccttttctTGATTTAACTGATGAAGTATATTATGATGCTGAATTTGGAATGATGGGATTAGCATTTcatccaaattttcaacaaAATGGTCggttttttgtttcttttaattGTGACAAGGTTAAATGGACTCAATGCTCAGGAAGATGTTCATGTAATTCTGATGTCGGATGTGACCCTGCACAACTTGCTCCTGACAATGGAGCACAGCCATGCCAGTATCATAGTGTTATTGCAGAGTTCACTGCCAATGGTACAATTTCACAACCTTCCTCGGTAAGAAAATCGAAACACTAACTCCTCCAGTTTTTCATTATCACGCAGTTTTATTGATCAAAATCACTTTGAGTTCATTTGCAGTTCACGACTATCCACCCTGCAGAAGTAAGAAGAATATTTACAATAGGTCTTCCATTTACATCCCATCATGGTGGTCAAATACTCTTTGGACCCGAAGATGGGTATTTATACTTTATGATGGGAGATGGAGGAAATGTTGGTGATCCTTATAACTTTGCACAAAACAAGAAATCCTTGCTTGGAAAGATTATGAGACTGGACATAGATAACATCCCCAGTAAGTATATGCAGCATAGACCTTTTTCCTTGTGTGATCTATTAAACTTATAAATTCCTTTATTTTTTGGGGTAAATTGCAATGATTAGTGTCTGAACTCGATATCTCACGCGAGACAACTGTAGTACCAATTGAGCTATATCCTAAATTcttttaaatacatttttatgGGTTGCTGTTTCTGCATTAAATTAATGCTTTCTGCTATTGCTTAGTATATTATTTCTTAggggaaataattatttttgtctaATATCACTGGTGGTAGTAATCATGTTTATTTCTTATTAACACATTTGTTTCTCAAATTCTATTCTTGCTAATTTGCAGGTGCACAAACAATTGCTAACCTGGATTTGTGGGGAAACTACTCTGTGCCTGGAGATAATCCGTATATTGAAGATAAGGATTTACAGCCTGAAATTTGGGCCTTAGGATTTAGAAATCCTTGGAGATGTAGTTTTGATGCAGAGAGGTCTTCCTATTTTCTATGTGCAGATGTCGGTCAGGTTAGCCACTTTTATCAAATACTATTACTTTTCCTTAAGACTCATTAGCTAACCATGCTAAGCTGGATTCGTGTTCTAGTGCTAACTGTTGCTCGTTAGAGAAGGAGTTGGTGGTATTTGGCTTGAATCTTATGCTCGAACTCCAAAAgaacaaaaaacaaaacatttgttcCAGTCTATGGTGCACAGAAACTTTTTGAGTCTTACAtttttcatgttttgtttcTGGAAATGCTTATGAAACTTTAAAACTCAATATTTATTGCCTATTTTTGTCTAAATGTTGTTCTGTAGTTTCTCGTTTTGagatttttctttttagcgTTTCCTTTTTGTGCTATATGCATATTCTCTATATGACAGAATTTCAAAATTGTCACCTTTGACTATTACTACTGATGTATGGAACTGGTCTTACAGGATCAGTTTGAAGAGGTGGACATTGTTACTAAGGGTGGAAACTATGGATGGAGAATCTATGAGGGACGATCTCTGTACAATCCTCCAAGTTTTCCAGGAGGAAATACATCTGCTAGCTCCATAAACCCGATTTTTCCTGTAATGGGATACAACCACTCTGATGTAAACAGGGTTGAAGGATATGCATCAATTACAGGCGGCTATTTTTATAGGTCAATGACAGATCCATGCATGTATGGAAGGTAAGCAATTAAGCTTGAGTCTTTCATACTAGTCTGATACCTAATTCTACATTCCGATTCACAGCATGTTCAATCAATTTAGACTTGGTTTTCGACTGGTGTGAGAGCTCTTTCTCATTGAAGCAGAAAAAACTGGAGTTATCTTTGGAATTATTGTTTCAAATAATACTACTTTATGTCATATTGTGTTGAATGAAAACTTCTGGAGTCCTACGTTTCAGCattttatgttatattaattgagCTCAAATTCAAAATCTCGCGATCCTGAAGACAGCTTTAGTATCAATTGCGCTACACCCAATCACAGTTACCATCTTCTGAAAATAAGTTTACTTTTCTGTTTACAGATATCTGTATGCAGATTTATATGAGGGTGCAGTATGGGCAGGAACAGAGAGCCCGGGAGACAGCGGAAACTTCACTAGCACATCACTTCCTGTGAAATGTACTAATGACTCTCCGATCCCATGCACAATTGCGGCAGGGAATACTACTGCTACCCCTGCATTAGGATTCACATTCTCTTTCGGTCAGGACAACAGAAAAGACGTTTACATTTTAACAAGCAGCGGTGTGTACAGAATTGCTCGACCGAGTCGCTGCAACTTCGTCTGCTCAAAGGAAAATATCACAGCTTCTCCTCCCAGTTCAGGTCCTTCCTCTCCTTCTTCACCATCCGGTGCGGAACAACTTGGAAATCCATTAGCAGAGTTGCTGTTATTCTTCTCCTTTTCATTACTGCTTTACTTGAACATCTAAGGGTAAGATATCATAGTGATTCTGATTCATTATCATTATCATTTCAACTGTTAGTAATGTATATGTTTGATCATCTTGCTGTGGAATAGTAGTCATCTGACTCCATGTGATTTTCAGTATGGATATATGTAAATATTCATGTTTTAGCCATTTAACagacaaaaaaaagaaaaatttgcaACTGTACAAagtgtttttcaaaaatatatagtgCCCACTAAATTTGGGGTGCTTTctatagttattttttatataaaataaatattattatattcgCTTAGAGCATCTCCATCTCCATGAACCGTTTAAATATATCACATCTATTCAAAAATAATTCTCAGAATGCATAGAgggtaaaattgattttttttttataaaagatattCTATAAATAGAAGTTATCCTTACAATGAGACATCAAAATTGTGTTTAACTATAATGGAACggaaaaagtataattttaaagatGGATGATTAAAAAGACGGACTGAGTAATATATTATACAGATATATAATGTTCAATATAAagaaaaagtttaattattaaaaaacactttattttttagatttttttatttatgattcaatttttttaatttttgttcatttattaacttttatttttaattatttaagttgGAGTGGAAAAAGGTTTAATATACTTCTATATTGCTTTATTTTCGGATTTTTTACGGTAAAAAGTAAGTCGGAACAATAAGAAGTGATATGAAAGACACATTTGAACTCTTTTctactttaatttaaaaaaatgggtacaattgaaaccgaaaaatgaaaaataggctaaaattaacaattttaaaaatttgaactttaaacaaaaaaaaaaatacataccaCATGCAATTAACTTCcggaattaattaaatttaatattttacaaatgGAGATTCGAAATATAGAATCAactcaatttaatgtcatctttCAACTTTAACGGTCAGAAATTACCCGCCATTTTCATTTCGGACATATGCTGACGTGTCAATAACAAAACTCCAAGCAATACAAAAACATAGTTTCTACTGCTGCAAGAACAAGAACAGCAATGTCTTCCCTTTCATTATCTCCTCCTCCAATGCAACTGCTACATCCCATATTTTCTATTCCACAATTACCCTTATCCAAATCCCATATTTACACCACCATACCCTTCATCTCCTCAAAACCAACCCAATTTCTCATCTTCTGTACTTCAGCTACAAAACGAGACGTATGGACCAGAAACCGTAAAACGACACCGTCTTTTCTAGACCACAGCGTAGACATGACGGAGCTCTTAACCTCCATCAGCCAAACCCGAAACGAGCTTGAATTATACTCTCTGCTATCGCCCTACAAAGAAAGACAGTTGTCGATCCGTTTCGTGGTCTCGCTTATCGCGCAAGAGCCGGATTGGCAGCGGTCTTTAGCCATTCTTGATTGGATTAATGAGGTTGCGCGATATTCACCTTCTGTGTTCGCTTACAATGTCGTTTTACGCAATGTGCTTCGCGCGAAAAAATGGGACCTTGCACACGGCCTGTTCGATGAAATGCGTCAAAGAGCTCTTGCCCCGGATAGGTTTACTTATTCTACGCTTATTACTAATTTTGGTAAAGCGGGGATGTTTGATGAGGCTCTGTTTTGGTTACAGCAGATGGAGCAAGATCGAGTTTCGGGTGATCTTGTTTTGTATAGTAATTTGATTGAACTTTCGAGGAAGCTGTGTGATTATTCAAAGGCGATTTCGATTTTTATGAGGCTTAAGAGAAGTGGGATTACGCCTGATTTAGTTGCGTATAATTCTATGATCAATGTGTTTGGTAAAGCTAGGTTGTTTAGAGAGGCGAGATTGTTGGTTAAGGAGATGAGAGAGGTTGGTGTTATACCTGATACGGTTAGTTATTCAACGTTGTTGAGTGTTTATGTTGATAATGAGAAGTTTGTTGAGGCGTTGTCTGTCTTCGCTGAGATGAATGAAGTTAAGTGTCCGCTTGATTTAACGACGTGTAATGTTATGGTTGATGTTTATGGGCAGCTTGATATGGCTAAGGAAGCTGATAGGTTGTTTTGGAGTATGAGGAAGATGGGGATTGAACCGAATGTTGTTAGTTACAATACCCTTTTGAAGGTTTATGGCGAGGCTGAACTTTTCGGGGAGGCTATTCATTTATTTCGGTTGATGCAGAGGAAAGATATTGAGCAAAATGTTGTTACGTATAATACTATGATTAAGATTTATGGCAAGTCGCTTGAGCACGAAAAGGCTACAAATCTTGTGCAAGAGATGCAGAAGCGAGGAATTGAACCGAATGCTATTACATACTCGACAATCATTTCTATTTGGGGTAAAGCCGGGAAATTGGATAGGGCAGCAATGTTGTTTCAAAAGCTGAGGAGTTCAGGCGTTGAGATTGATCAAGTTCTTTATCAAACAATGATTGTGGCGTACGAGAGAGCAGGTCTAGTTGCTCATGCAAAACGTCTGCTTCATGAGCTCAAATGCCCAGATAACATACCTAGGGAGACTGCCATCAAAATTCTTGCTAGAGCTGGTCGGTTAGAAGAGGCCACATGGGTATTTCGTCAGGCTTTTGATGTCGGAAATGTGAAGGATATATCCGTGTTTGGATGCATGATTGATCTTTTCTCAAGGAACAAAAGACCTGTAAACGTTGTCGAGGTTTTCGAGAAGATGAGGGAAGCTGGATTTTACCCTGATTCTAACGTGATTGCTCTCGTCCTGAATGCCTACGGGAAATTAAGGGAATTTGAGAAGGCGGATTCTGTATATCAAGAAATGCTGGAAGAAGAGTGTGTTTTTCCAGATGAAGTTCACTTTCAGATGCTTAGCCTCTATGGTGCAAGAAAAAACTTTGTAATGGTGGAATCTCTGTTTGAAAAGCTGGATTCTGATCCTAACATTAACAAAAAAGAGTTGCATCTTGTTGTTGCAAGCATATATGACAGAGTGAATAGGTTAAATGACGCGTCCCGAATAATGAACAGGATGAATAAACAAGGAATGTTGAGATTATAACCAGATTTGAAGTTCTGAATTTGTCTGGTTTTATTGTAAATTTTGCCAATTGTTGTAGATTAAATACTTTGTTATGCTCATTATTTAGTAAATATATGCTACTTGAAGATCCCAGTTTCCACCTTTCTGAGAAATGAAGATGGCATTCAGGTTTCTGATTTTACTTCACTTCTCTCGAATGAATCGAAGGTAACATTGCCCTCTCTTAGGAACCGAAGGTAACAATGCTCTCTCGAACACTATCAGCGAATCTCGTATTTCACTTCTTCTGCCATCGCCTTTATTTGATACTCTTTTCAatactttttttgtttattttagtaaatattaCTTGTGTTTATGTGATTTggtttctaattttatttttaaaaattaggttGTTTTAGGGTTTTGGAATTCATGTGTGTGCTGTAACTTGATGCGGTTTGGATCATGAGAATGAGAGGTCTGATAATGTAATTATTGTGTTGGTTGATTT is part of the Mercurialis annua linkage group LG3, ddMerAnnu1.2, whole genome shotgun sequence genome and encodes:
- the LOC126673348 gene encoding HIPL1 protein-like isoform X2, with translation MNTFISITIFLVFYLLMLTDYAFSYPLCTNLRAPFTPKTSLSFCQYNGSVCCNSTDDQQLQKKFKALKVSSPGCASILKSILCSRCDPFSAELYRVESVPRAVPVLCNSTLSANSTQSPVAAVDFCSKVWDQCQNVTISNSPFALQGKDGSVANSSSKLTDMWQSKTAFCNEFGGMSDDGSVCFDGKPISLNSSRALNPPPNGICLEKIGNGSFLNMVPHPDGSNRVFLANQQGRCSCNSDVGCDPAQLAPDNGAQPCQYHSVIAEFTANGTISQPSSFTTIHPAEVRRIFTIGLPFTSHHGGQILFGPEDGYLYFMMGDGGNVGDPYNFAQNKKSLLGKIMRLDIDNIPSAQTIANLDLWGNYSVPGDNPYIEDKDLQPEIWALGFRNPWRCSFDAERSSYFLCADVGQDQFEEVDIVTKGGNYGWRIYEGRSLYNPPSFPGGNTSASSINPIFPVMGYNHSDVNRVEGYASITGGYFYRSMTDPCMYGRYLYADLYEGAVWAGTESPGDSGNFTSTSLPVKCTNDSPIPCTIAAGNTTATPALGFTFSFGQDNRKDVYILTSSGVYRIARPSRCNFVCSKENITASPPSSGPSSPSSPSGAEQLGNPLAELLLFFSFSLLLYLNI
- the LOC126673348 gene encoding HIPL1 protein-like isoform X1, with product MNTFISITIFLVFYLLMLTDYAFSYPLCTNLRAPFTPKTSLSFCQYNGSVCCNSTDDQQLQKKFKALKVSSPGCASILKSILCSRCDPFSAELYRVESVPRAVPVLCNSTLSANSTQSPVAAVDFCSKVWDQCQNVTISNSPFALQGKDGSVANSSSKLTDMWQSKTAFCNEFGGMSDDGSVCFDGKPISLNSSRALNPPPNGICLEKIGNGSFLNMVPHPDGSNRVFLANQQGKIWLATIPEEGSGEQLTLDESKPFLDLTDEVYYDAEFGMMGLAFHPNFQQNGRFFVSFNCDKVKWTQCSGRCSCNSDVGCDPAQLAPDNGAQPCQYHSVIAEFTANGTISQPSSFTTIHPAEVRRIFTIGLPFTSHHGGQILFGPEDGYLYFMMGDGGNVGDPYNFAQNKKSLLGKIMRLDIDNIPSAQTIANLDLWGNYSVPGDNPYIEDKDLQPEIWALGFRNPWRCSFDAERSSYFLCADVGQDQFEEVDIVTKGGNYGWRIYEGRSLYNPPSFPGGNTSASSINPIFPVMGYNHSDVNRVEGYASITGGYFYRSMTDPCMYGRYLYADLYEGAVWAGTESPGDSGNFTSTSLPVKCTNDSPIPCTIAAGNTTATPALGFTFSFGQDNRKDVYILTSSGVYRIARPSRCNFVCSKENITASPPSSGPSSPSSPSGAEQLGNPLAELLLFFSFSLLLYLNI
- the LOC126673350 gene encoding pentatricopeptide repeat-containing protein At5g39980, chloroplastic, with amino-acid sequence MSSLSLSPPPMQLLHPIFSIPQLPLSKSHIYTTIPFISSKPTQFLIFCTSATKRDVWTRNRKTTPSFLDHSVDMTELLTSISQTRNELELYSLLSPYKERQLSIRFVVSLIAQEPDWQRSLAILDWINEVARYSPSVFAYNVVLRNVLRAKKWDLAHGLFDEMRQRALAPDRFTYSTLITNFGKAGMFDEALFWLQQMEQDRVSGDLVLYSNLIELSRKLCDYSKAISIFMRLKRSGITPDLVAYNSMINVFGKARLFREARLLVKEMREVGVIPDTVSYSTLLSVYVDNEKFVEALSVFAEMNEVKCPLDLTTCNVMVDVYGQLDMAKEADRLFWSMRKMGIEPNVVSYNTLLKVYGEAELFGEAIHLFRLMQRKDIEQNVVTYNTMIKIYGKSLEHEKATNLVQEMQKRGIEPNAITYSTIISIWGKAGKLDRAAMLFQKLRSSGVEIDQVLYQTMIVAYERAGLVAHAKRLLHELKCPDNIPRETAIKILARAGRLEEATWVFRQAFDVGNVKDISVFGCMIDLFSRNKRPVNVVEVFEKMREAGFYPDSNVIALVLNAYGKLREFEKADSVYQEMLEEECVFPDEVHFQMLSLYGARKNFVMVESLFEKLDSDPNINKKELHLVVASIYDRVNRLNDASRIMNRMNKQGMLRL